The Proteus vulgaris genome has a segment encoding these proteins:
- the sicA gene encoding chaperone protein, whose translation MSVYEKMSEKELDQLANYIVSIVQNGASLKDEGAIPEGFMEGIYSFAYDFYQKGKLDEAEAIFKFLCLYDFYNVDYIMGLAAVKQLKKQYQVAIDLYALAYLNAKNDYRPVFYAGQCNLSLGDKEKAKYCFDQVSKNIKDQSMKERADVYLESLKDIPLVVLNTEKEAQYD comes from the coding sequence ATGTCAGTATATGAAAAAATGTCAGAAAAAGAGCTTGATCAATTAGCAAACTATATTGTTTCTATTGTTCAAAATGGGGCATCACTTAAGGATGAAGGCGCTATCCCAGAAGGATTTATGGAAGGGATTTATTCATTTGCGTATGACTTTTACCAGAAAGGAAAACTGGATGAAGCAGAAGCTATTTTCAAATTTTTATGTCTTTATGATTTTTATAATGTTGATTATATTATGGGACTCGCTGCTGTTAAACAATTGAAAAAACAGTATCAAGTAGCCATTGATCTTTATGCCTTAGCTTATTTAAATGCAAAAAATGATTATCGCCCTGTATTTTATGCTGGCCAATGTAATTTATCATTAGGAGATAAAGAGAAAGCAAAATATTGTTTTGATCAAGTTTCAAAAAATATTAAAGATCAATCAATGAAAGAGAGAGCTGATGTTTATTTAGAGTCATTAAAAGATATTCCTCTTGTTGTTTTAAATACAGAGAAGGAAGCACAGTATGATTAA
- the bipB gene encoding cell invasion protein, producing the protein MEVYNQIKSNKFQTAGEVISFLKNNTIPSSLINELLSGKIKSKGDMEKLLEKTFPFLTLPDDISKLSLDEIDSLYEKLSSFFDNVFKYMPCVSVNEEKITSHKDELKALINKKENESIKKQLEQIKETYRTLTISQSSLELEIMSDSLSGMALLTFLLAKTRELTLKVMLQRSESEQKLFDEMREVTEKSLKEKIEEQKAQIKKQEEIQFWAGIGLKILGGLLALVAGIASIFTAGASMALMAVAVTLFVADIALTVADEVYQAIHDKSFMDEIMQPISDAIMTAIDKIVGFLTDVINSTLDGLKGLGIDKKIIEEMKNAMQDKLKMALKILITAILFVGAIALSFIIGPAVKGLTNVANKIVNQQIRDTLKRVLHDALEAMMGKMIKEIIVQVFEEAMEKINKLLAKDISKKASVMLNRSVVASKLVNSTATNAVNIYSSVISAKILQSMADSKKLEAILNLIQKLMDKIMESYHENVDTITEILKNMSTSSSISNKAKSDMIKSISI; encoded by the coding sequence ATGGAAGTTTATAATCAAATAAAATCCAATAAATTCCAAACAGCAGGTGAAGTTATAAGCTTCTTAAAAAACAATACTATTCCTAGCTCATTAATCAATGAGTTACTTTCAGGAAAGATTAAATCTAAAGGTGATATGGAAAAGTTACTTGAAAAAACATTTCCATTTTTAACTTTGCCTGATGATATTTCTAAATTATCTTTGGATGAAATAGATAGCTTATATGAAAAACTATCAAGTTTCTTTGATAATGTATTTAAATATATGCCTTGTGTCTCTGTAAATGAAGAGAAAATTACATCACATAAAGATGAGTTAAAGGCATTAATAAATAAAAAAGAAAATGAGTCAATAAAAAAACAATTAGAACAGATAAAAGAAACATATAGAACATTGACGATTTCTCAAAGTTCATTAGAGCTTGAAATCATGTCTGACTCATTATCTGGAATGGCGTTATTAACATTTTTATTGGCTAAAACTCGAGAACTTACATTAAAAGTAATGTTACAACGCTCTGAAAGTGAACAGAAATTATTTGATGAAATGCGAGAAGTGACAGAAAAATCACTTAAAGAAAAAATTGAGGAACAAAAAGCTCAAATAAAAAAACAAGAAGAAATTCAGTTTTGGGCTGGTATTGGCTTAAAAATATTAGGTGGGTTATTAGCCTTAGTTGCGGGGATTGCATCTATTTTTACCGCAGGTGCATCAATGGCACTAATGGCTGTAGCGGTTACCTTATTTGTTGCCGATATTGCATTAACTGTGGCTGATGAAGTCTATCAAGCGATACATGATAAATCGTTTATGGATGAAATTATGCAACCTATCTCTGATGCTATTATGACGGCTATCGATAAAATAGTCGGTTTTCTCACAGATGTGATTAATAGCACACTTGATGGATTAAAAGGATTAGGTATCGATAAGAAGATTATTGAAGAAATGAAAAATGCAATGCAAGATAAATTAAAAATGGCCCTTAAAATTTTAATTACGGCCATTCTATTTGTTGGTGCGATTGCATTGAGTTTTATAATTGGGCCTGCAGTAAAAGGTCTAACTAACGTTGCAAATAAAATTGTCAATCAACAAATAAGAGATACATTAAAACGTGTATTACATGATGCTCTTGAAGCAATGATGGGCAAAATGATTAAAGAAATCATTGTGCAAGTTTTTGAAGAAGCAATGGAGAAAATTAATAAATTACTTGCTAAAGATATTTCAAAAAAAGCAAGTGTGATGTTGAATAGAAGTGTGGTCGCTTCTAAATTAGTAAACTCAACTGCAACTAATGCCGTAAATATTTATAGTAGTGTTATTTCAGCTAAGATTTTGCAATCTATGGCTGACAGTAAAAAACTGGAAGCTATATTAAACCTTATCCAAAAATTAATGGATAAGATAATGGAAAGTTATCATGAGAATGTTGATACGATAACTGAAATTTTAAAAAATATGAGTACAAGCTCATCGATTAGTAATAAAGCAAAATCAGATATGATAAAAAGTATATCTATTTAA
- a CDS encoding cell invasion protein — protein sequence MIKVNNESTTLSTPLVSKEVDKVTQDTVQQAQRINSASEQIVASQLKEKENNFTAPSLRVPLEQKKNSQRINIKDDAQYKINAFSQQNTKKNRNFIDNNKFELGEMILSNTHNEDKKSNILANEKHLYDPTDTDKTNISQEKNYHQ from the coding sequence ATGATTAAGGTTAATAATGAAAGCACAACACTATCCACACCTTTAGTTTCTAAAGAGGTAGATAAGGTTACTCAAGATACAGTACAGCAAGCACAAAGGATTAATTCTGCAAGTGAGCAGATTGTAGCATCACAACTTAAAGAGAAAGAAAATAATTTTACGGCTCCTTCCCTTCGTGTACCTCTAGAACAAAAAAAGAATAGCCAAAGAATTAATATTAAAGATGATGCACAGTATAAGATAAATGCTTTTTCTCAACAAAATACAAAAAAGAACCGTAATTTTATCGATAATAATAAATTCGAATTAGGAGAAATGATATTAAGTAACACTCATAATGAAGATAAAAAATCAAATATTCTTGCTAATGAAAAGCATCTTTATGATCCAACAGACACTGATAAAACGAATATATCTCAAGAAAAAAATTATCATCAGTAA